A single genomic interval of Salinarchaeum sp. IM2453 harbors:
- a CDS encoding helicase C-terminal domain-containing protein, with the protein MDPSEIFDAFPAPSYRGHQEQALRSIQDAFEAGNKVVLVQAPTGSGKSLLARAICGCARSRGQEDKATLTGAYYTTPQVSQLDDVAEDQLLDDFSIVRGKNNYQCILPEERDTAVNHAPCVRKQGYECSVQHRCPYYVDRSGAATGSIAAMTLAYFMRTAGSDVFGPRDICVIDEAHGLGEWAEMYATIELNKDTVPVWDDLSIPDIEGIDSAVNFAAQVINKSQRVLKQLTKSQELSAADIQVRDRLQERISELQWFIQDVENAESTTTWLTSQGDQKTVTIKPLEPARYLNHTVWERAQHFALLSATILNKEAFCRSVGLDSEQVALVEIDHTFPVENRPLYDVTCGKMTRKHRSKTLPKIAETIGKVMTKHADQKGIVHCHAYTIQNQLIDELETLGVGDRLWVHNRDNREDILKTWKQSSGNGVLMSVKMEEALDLEGDLARWQVLCKSPYPNTNDARVEYRLEQDRWAWYFRNTLRTIIQASGRIVRTPDDYGATYVADKSILEVFQRIKADIPPWFQEAIDRIEKPNLPETIKSKSATSVGSESTEMQKQRQGSQNDRSSKQQSDGPLSDVWGS; encoded by the coding sequence GTGGACCCATCGGAGATATTCGATGCATTTCCAGCACCATCATACAGAGGTCACCAGGAACAAGCCCTGAGATCTATCCAGGATGCATTTGAAGCAGGAAACAAAGTAGTCTTAGTCCAAGCACCAACAGGAAGTGGAAAATCATTATTAGCTCGGGCAATATGCGGTTGTGCGAGATCAAGGGGACAAGAAGATAAAGCAACACTGACAGGAGCCTACTATACAACACCACAAGTATCACAGTTAGATGACGTTGCAGAAGATCAGCTTCTTGATGATTTTTCGATTGTTCGAGGAAAGAACAATTATCAGTGCATTCTACCAGAAGAGCGTGACACTGCCGTGAATCATGCTCCCTGTGTTCGAAAGCAAGGTTATGAATGTTCAGTTCAGCATCGGTGTCCGTACTATGTGGATCGGTCGGGGGCAGCGACCGGTTCAATCGCGGCAATGACGCTTGCATATTTCATGCGAACAGCTGGGTCAGATGTATTTGGCCCTCGAGATATCTGTGTAATTGACGAAGCACATGGATTAGGCGAATGGGCAGAGATGTACGCGACAATTGAACTGAATAAGGATACAGTTCCAGTCTGGGACGATTTATCGATTCCGGATATAGAAGGTATAGATAGTGCTGTTAACTTTGCAGCACAGGTGATCAATAAGAGCCAACGAGTGCTTAAACAGCTAACAAAAAGCCAAGAGCTTTCAGCAGCTGACATCCAGGTTCGCGATCGACTACAAGAACGTATCTCCGAACTCCAGTGGTTTATTCAGGACGTTGAAAATGCAGAAAGTACGACTACGTGGTTGACGAGCCAAGGAGATCAAAAAACAGTAACAATCAAACCACTTGAGCCAGCTCGTTATTTGAATCATACTGTTTGGGAACGAGCACAGCATTTTGCACTCCTATCAGCAACGATTCTGAATAAGGAAGCATTCTGTCGGAGTGTTGGGCTGGATTCGGAGCAAGTTGCACTCGTCGAGATTGATCATACATTCCCTGTTGAAAACCGCCCATTGTACGATGTCACGTGCGGCAAGATGACTAGAAAACATCGTTCGAAAACCCTTCCAAAGATTGCTGAGACAATTGGAAAAGTTATGACCAAGCATGCCGATCAGAAAGGAATTGTGCACTGTCATGCGTACACGATTCAAAACCAACTCATTGATGAGTTGGAGACGCTTGGTGTTGGAGATCGGCTTTGGGTGCATAACCGAGACAACAGAGAAGATATTCTCAAAACATGGAAACAGTCATCTGGAAATGGCGTCTTGATGTCAGTCAAAATGGAAGAAGCACTTGATCTGGAAGGAGACTTAGCTAGGTGGCAAGTGCTCTGTAAGTCTCCATATCCAAATACGAATGATGCTCGAGTCGAGTACCGGCTAGAGCAAGACCGTTGGGCTTGGTATTTCCGGAACACACTGCGTACGATCATTCAGGCAAGCGGCCGAATCGTTCGAACACCGGATGACTATGGGGCAACATATGTCGCAGATAAGTCAATTCTTGAAGTATTCCAGCGAATAAAAGCAGATATTCCACCGTGGTTTCAAGAAGCAATCGATCGGATAGAAAAACCTAATCTTCCAGAGACAATTAAAAGTAAATCCGCCACAAGTGTAGGATCTGAATCTACAGAGATGCAGAAACAAAGACAAGGGTCTCAAAACGACCGTTCATCCAAACAACAGTCAGACGGGCCACTGAGTGATGTTTGGGGATCGTAG
- a CDS encoding Cdc6/Cdc18 family protein encodes MTDDDPFPDTPGQFDDSEEGGLFDELLAGEPIFENKEILQPSYTPPELPHRDQQINKMATILVSALRGETPSNILSYGKTGSGKTASAKYVSKELERTSQKYEVPCDVEYINCEVTDTQYRVLAQLANQFNEENREHINRQLGELRSLRERATDDLSVLDDSEYSTISDIDEQIASLQDDKESIQSVPMTGWPTDRVYSVFFDAVDYRERVVVIMLDEIDKLVEKSGDDTLYNLSRMNSELENSRVSIIGISNDLKFTDFLDPRVKSSLGEEEIVFPPYDANQLRDILEHRAENAFREGVLGDDVIPLCAAFAAQEHGDARRALDLLRTAGELAEREQADEVSGEHVRKAQDKIELDRVVEVVRTLPLQSKAVLYAIILLEKSDIQPINTGEVYNIYTQLCENIDADQLTQRRVTDLISELDMLGIVNAVVVSKGRYGRTKEINISVPTEETEAVLTSDLRVDDLDEIRPSVQARFDDSSTFDS; translated from the coding sequence ATGACTGACGACGATCCGTTCCCTGATACTCCGGGTCAATTTGATGATTCCGAAGAGGGTGGTCTATTTGACGAACTGCTTGCTGGGGAACCGATCTTTGAAAACAAAGAAATTTTACAACCATCATATACTCCTCCAGAACTACCCCATCGTGACCAACAGATCAATAAGATGGCGACCATCCTTGTTTCTGCTCTTCGCGGTGAGACCCCATCTAACATCCTAAGCTACGGGAAAACTGGATCTGGAAAAACTGCGAGTGCAAAATATGTAAGCAAAGAGCTTGAACGAACCTCGCAAAAGTACGAAGTCCCTTGTGATGTTGAGTATATTAACTGTGAAGTCACTGATACTCAATACAGGGTTCTTGCACAGTTAGCAAATCAGTTCAACGAGGAAAACCGTGAGCATATCAACAGACAACTAGGTGAACTCCGTTCTCTCCGGGAGCGTGCAACCGATGATCTGTCTGTCCTTGATGACTCTGAATACAGTACAATCTCTGATATTGATGAGCAAATTGCCTCGCTGCAGGATGACAAAGAGTCTATTCAGTCTGTCCCAATGACTGGTTGGCCAACAGATCGTGTGTACTCTGTTTTCTTTGATGCTGTCGACTATCGGGAACGTGTTGTTGTTATCATGCTTGATGAAATTGACAAATTAGTTGAAAAAAGCGGTGATGATACTCTATACAATTTATCACGGATGAACTCTGAGCTTGAGAATTCTCGAGTGTCAATTATAGGAATCAGTAATGACCTCAAATTTACCGATTTCCTTGATCCTCGAGTTAAATCATCATTAGGTGAGGAAGAAATTGTGTTCCCTCCCTATGATGCTAACCAACTACGTGACATCCTTGAACATCGGGCTGAAAATGCCTTCCGAGAAGGCGTTTTAGGTGATGATGTTATACCTCTTTGTGCTGCTTTTGCAGCCCAAGAACATGGTGATGCTCGTCGGGCTCTTGATCTTCTCCGGACTGCAGGAGAGCTTGCTGAACGTGAACAAGCAGACGAGGTAAGTGGTGAACATGTCCGAAAAGCTCAAGATAAAATAGAGCTTGATCGAGTTGTCGAAGTCGTTCGAACCTTACCACTGCAGTCGAAGGCTGTCTTGTACGCGATTATTCTCTTGGAAAAGAGCGATATTCAACCAATTAACACTGGGGAGGTGTATAATATATACACGCAACTCTGTGAGAATATTGATGCAGATCAACTTACCCAACGACGTGTCACTGATTTGATCAGTGAGCTTGATATGCTTGGTATTGTAAACGCCGTAGTTGTCTCTAAGGGTCGATATGGCCGAACTAAAGAAATTAACATCTCTGTCCCAACTGAAGAGACCGAAGCAGTGCTCACGTCTGACCTGCGGGTTGATGATCTTGATGAAATTCGCCCTTCTGTTCAAGCCCGCTTTGATGATAGTTCAACATTTGATTCGTGA
- a CDS encoding DUF5817 domain-containing protein produces the protein MTRYSVVGCRNCSMLWIIDGQPVTSKCPRCSTRYQTDRLRTLAEANDKTQAKELRAQLLADEQDQADGYDQLDSYSEMDDQIDDVGVTDEEYLSSFGVDPDAAQAAASDSSTATKSNREIVLDAIDTLNSPTETDIIEYASDRGVSPDYVNKALPKLVETGDVSKHRGTYRLI, from the coding sequence ATGACCCGATATTCTGTTGTAGGATGCCGAAACTGTTCGATGCTCTGGATTATAGACGGTCAACCTGTAACCAGTAAATGCCCTCGTTGTAGTACTCGGTACCAGACTGATCGTCTTCGTACTTTAGCAGAGGCTAACGATAAGACACAAGCAAAAGAGCTCCGCGCACAGTTACTCGCTGATGAACAAGATCAAGCTGACGGTTATGATCAACTTGATTCATATTCTGAGATGGATGATCAAATTGATGACGTTGGCGTCACTGACGAAGAATACCTCTCATCCTTCGGCGTTGACCCAGATGCTGCACAGGCAGCAGCTTCTGACTCATCGACAGCCACTAAAAGCAATCGTGAGATTGTACTTGATGCCATTGATACGCTTAACAGTCCTACCGAGACCGACATTATTGAATATGCCTCTGATAGAGGTGTGAGTCCAGACTACGTGAACAAAGCCCTGCCTAAACTAGTTGAGACAGGAGATGTCTCTAAACACCGAGGCACTTACCGCTTGATCTGA
- a CDS encoding DNA-directed DNA polymerase II small subunit: MYSESSEQVVQLLLDHGYNADPDAVKYLSNLDNPQAATHEIIQSVPDDTLILTSNIVKQALDGIPENQTSSPQSFNTDPSVSSADQHLDNSKNLSGQSKESPDEMEGVNSSAGSSSRNSGRSLERQTVDICGDVTGESIGTGEYDDFVKLFRDRYEKLSNQLRSRVNHRPTDSVEKMSGGSDAALIGMVNDVRSTSNGHWLIELEDPHGTFPCLIMKDRDIAEVVDELLLDEVIAVEGTLSDDSGILFADSVRFPDIPRTYTPSTADRHVQAALISDVHVGSVDFVEDAWHQFTSWLHKPEAESIEYLLIAGDMVEGVGVYPGQDEELEIVDIYEQYEQFSEYLKEVPDDIEIIMIPGNHDAVRLAEPQPGFDQELRDIMAVHDARISGNPSTVTIEGVSVLMYHGVSLDELIAELPDDKATYDDPHLPMHQLLKKRHLAPQYGGHMRLAPEPEDYLVIDEIPDIFHTGHVHKRGFGKYHGVLAINSGCWQSQTEFQKSVDLVPDVAGVPVVDLDTLNVTVHTF; this comes from the coding sequence GTGTATTCTGAGTCTTCCGAGCAGGTCGTCCAACTACTCCTTGACCATGGATATAATGCAGATCCGGACGCGGTCAAGTATCTTTCTAACCTAGACAATCCTCAGGCTGCAACCCATGAAATAATTCAGAGTGTTCCGGATGATACGCTGATCCTCACTTCCAATATAGTTAAACAAGCACTTGATGGTATTCCTGAGAATCAAACCTCATCTCCTCAGTCATTCAACACAGACCCCTCGGTTTCAAGTGCAGACCAACACCTTGACAATTCTAAAAATCTCTCAGGTCAGTCAAAAGAATCTCCAGATGAAATGGAGGGGGTGAATTCATCAGCCGGATCATCTTCGCGCAATTCTGGTCGCTCGCTTGAACGCCAGACTGTTGACATCTGTGGCGATGTTACCGGTGAAAGTATCGGAACAGGCGAATACGATGACTTTGTTAAGCTCTTTCGGGACAGATATGAGAAGCTATCCAATCAGCTTCGTAGCCGTGTAAATCATCGGCCGACTGACTCAGTCGAGAAGATGAGTGGAGGATCTGATGCCGCACTCATCGGTATGGTAAATGATGTTCGTTCTACTAGCAATGGACACTGGCTTATCGAATTAGAAGATCCCCACGGTACATTTCCATGTCTCATCATGAAAGACCGAGATATTGCTGAGGTTGTAGATGAATTACTTCTTGATGAGGTAATCGCTGTTGAGGGAACATTATCTGATGACAGCGGTATACTATTCGCGGATTCAGTTCGCTTTCCTGATATTCCGCGTACATACACTCCTTCTACGGCTGACAGACATGTTCAGGCTGCTCTGATCAGTGATGTCCATGTTGGTAGCGTTGACTTCGTAGAGGATGCTTGGCACCAATTTACCAGTTGGCTCCATAAGCCGGAAGCTGAGTCTATTGAATATCTTCTTATTGCTGGTGACATGGTCGAAGGTGTTGGTGTTTACCCTGGACAAGATGAGGAACTTGAAATCGTTGACATATATGAACAATACGAACAATTTTCAGAATATCTCAAAGAGGTGCCCGATGATATTGAGATCATTATGATCCCCGGTAACCACGATGCTGTTAGGCTAGCTGAACCTCAGCCAGGATTTGATCAGGAATTACGGGATATTATGGCAGTTCATGATGCGCGTATTTCTGGTAATCCTTCGACAGTGACGATTGAGGGAGTATCTGTTTTGATGTACCATGGCGTCTCTCTTGATGAACTCATTGCTGAACTTCCTGATGATAAAGCTACTTATGATGATCCACATCTTCCGATGCATCAGCTGCTCAAGAAACGTCATCTTGCACCGCAGTATGGGGGTCACATGCGGCTTGCTCCTGAGCCTGAGGATTACCTAGTTATTGATGAAATCCCAGATATCTTCCACACGGGACATGTTCATAAGCGTGGGTTTGGCAAATATCATGGCGTATTAGCTATTAACTCTGGATGCTGGCAATCCCAGACAGAGTTCCAGAAAAGTGTCGACTTAGTCCCTGATGTCGCTGGAGTCCCTGTTGTTGATTTAGATACTCTTAATGTTACTGTACATACGTTTTAG
- a CDS encoding aspartate kinase, with protein MRVVAKFGGTSLGSGDRIERAADSIAKAVEQGHEIAVVASAMGDTTDDLLSEITFNADESDQAEIVSMGERTSVRMLKAALASRGVNAMFIEPGHELWPVITDERGEVIVEETKKWASKLADKMDNVVPVITGFLAQTKDGNMTTLGRGGSDTTAVMLGKYMNADEVVIVTDVEGVMTGDPTVVEGARNVGEITVDELRNLSFRGAEVVAPSALAYKDDRMDVRVTHYQHGDLLTGGTRIEGEFRSLVDMREDPLACLTIAGRAIRNTPGILQRVSTALGDHDINVDAVASGMDSITFYIDESLAAEAEDVLHSTIVDLDQLSSVTVDKDVAVIRITGGELPNRPGILQDVIAPIADARINIHDLITSATSIAIFIDWDDREETLEIVQSQF; from the coding sequence ATGCGAGTTGTAGCGAAGTTTGGTGGAACAAGCCTTGGAAGTGGAGATCGTATCGAACGAGCCGCTGATAGTATCGCTAAAGCAGTTGAACAGGGGCACGAAATAGCGGTTGTCGCCTCAGCAATGGGTGATACTACGGATGATCTCCTAAGCGAAATTACATTTAACGCTGATGAATCTGACCAAGCAGAAATTGTCAGTATGGGTGAGCGCACCTCTGTCAGAATGCTCAAAGCTGCCTTAGCTTCTCGAGGTGTTAACGCTATGTTCATTGAACCAGGTCATGAACTTTGGCCGGTGATCACTGATGAACGTGGTGAAGTTATTGTTGAGGAAACAAAGAAATGGGCATCAAAATTAGCAGACAAGATGGACAATGTCGTGCCGGTCATTACTGGTTTTCTTGCCCAGACAAAAGACGGTAACATGACAACCCTGGGGCGCGGAGGATCTGATACAACGGCCGTAATGCTCGGTAAGTACATGAATGCAGATGAAGTTGTTATTGTCACCGATGTTGAAGGAGTTATGACTGGTGATCCAACTGTTGTCGAAGGTGCTCGAAATGTGGGTGAGATTACGGTTGATGAACTCCGCAACCTATCTTTCCGGGGAGCTGAGGTCGTCGCGCCTAGTGCTTTGGCATACAAAGATGATCGAATGGATGTTCGTGTCACACACTATCAACACGGGGACTTACTTACTGGTGGAACCCGTATCGAAGGTGAATTTCGTAGTCTTGTCGATATGCGAGAAGATCCGCTTGCCTGCTTGACCATTGCTGGTCGTGCAATTCGAAATACGCCTGGTATCCTACAACGAGTTTCGACAGCACTAGGAGATCACGACATCAATGTCGATGCTGTTGCTTCGGGGATGGACTCAATTACATTCTACATCGATGAGTCATTAGCCGCTGAGGCAGAGGATGTCTTACATTCAACCATCGTTGATCTTGACCAATTATCCAGTGTAACTGTTGACAAGGACGTTGCGGTTATTCGTATCACTGGCGGTGAACTTCCTAATCGACCGGGTATCTTACAGGATGTCATTGCGCCTATTGCAGATGCGCGCATTAATATTCATGATCTCATCACAAGTGCAACTTCAATTGCAATCTTCATTGATTGGGATGATCGGGAAGAAACTCTAGAAATTGTCCAAAGTCAGTTCTGA
- a CDS encoding Zn-ribbon domain-containing protein produces MPHQCTNCSRVFPDGSDEILQGCPQCGGTQFQYRPDIQSNDTTTVSNQSSSEDSAQAEARSAIVDRSELPSKPCSSGSTSSASSSENTERLIESDNQPDQQNTSLSSDQLCDPSAPQQSSSELSSGHASDTIEDPETVSSDPPDQEELRDELNDQFEGIKIIRPGEYELNLMELYNRETYIISLLEDGRYSIQLPDDWDGSPNNTDS; encoded by the coding sequence ATGCCACACCAGTGTACAAACTGCTCTCGTGTTTTTCCAGACGGATCTGATGAGATACTCCAGGGTTGCCCACAGTGTGGTGGAACACAGTTTCAGTACCGACCAGACATCCAAAGCAATGATACCACCACGGTCTCGAACCAGTCTTCATCCGAAGATTCCGCACAAGCTGAGGCTAGGTCTGCGATAGTTGATCGCAGTGAACTTCCTTCCAAACCTTGCTCATCTGGGTCCACATCTTCTGCCTCGAGCTCTGAGAACACCGAACGGTTGATCGAATCTGACAATCAACCAGATCAACAAAACACGTCCTTGTCTTCTGACCAACTCTGTGATCCCTCCGCTCCGCAGCAATCCTCTTCGGAGTTAAGCTCAGGACATGCTTCTGATACCATCGAAGACCCCGAGACAGTTTCATCTGATCCGCCTGATCAAGAAGAGCTCCGTGATGAGCTTAATGACCAATTTGAGGGGATTAAAATTATTCGGCCAGGGGAATATGAACTCAACCTTATGGAACTTTACAACCGAGAAACGTACATTATCTCGTTACTGGAGGATGGTAGATACTCAATCCAATTACCCGATGACTGGGATGGATCTCCAAATAATACTGATTCTTGA
- a CDS encoding surface glycoprotein, which translates to MIGMSRDKLIAIFFAALMFTSMIAMAAVSF; encoded by the coding sequence ATGATTGGTATGAGCCGTGATAAACTCATAGCGATTTTCTTTGCGGCGCTTATGTTTACGTCAATGATCGCAATGGCTGCTGTCTCATTTTGA
- a CDS encoding S26 family signal peptidase — protein MSDMESQSEDNETVEKDEGTPSPTEQPIQWYINSTHWAIVMSRDVLAALAIVAVIGGVLVGITGVWPPLVAVESGSMEPNIQEGDLVLVVDNERFVHDAATDDGIVTREDGEDAGHERFGASGSVIVFQPTDESDTPVIHRVERYVEAGNDWTDGLNVSCEEVENCEADRSGYITKGDANDQYDQARSYEIVEKDQIRGKALIRIPYLGRVRLLFN, from the coding sequence ATGTCTGATATGGAGAGTCAGTCGGAAGATAACGAAACAGTAGAAAAAGATGAAGGTACACCTTCTCCGACTGAACAGCCAATTCAATGGTACATTAATTCTACTCACTGGGCCATCGTAATGTCCAGAGATGTATTAGCTGCACTGGCGATCGTAGCAGTTATCGGAGGCGTTCTCGTGGGTATTACAGGTGTTTGGCCGCCGCTTGTAGCAGTTGAAAGTGGAAGTATGGAACCAAATATCCAGGAAGGGGACCTTGTTCTTGTTGTAGACAACGAACGGTTTGTACATGATGCAGCAACAGACGATGGGATTGTGACTCGGGAAGACGGCGAAGACGCTGGACATGAACGGTTTGGAGCATCAGGAAGTGTCATAGTATTTCAGCCAACCGACGAAAGTGATACTCCAGTCATACATCGAGTTGAACGATATGTAGAAGCTGGCAATGACTGGACAGACGGGTTGAATGTCTCGTGTGAAGAGGTAGAAAACTGTGAAGCTGATCGGTCCGGGTATATTACAAAGGGTGACGCGAATGATCAATACGACCAAGCAAGAAGCTATGAGATTGTAGAGAAAGATCAAATTAGAGGAAAAGCACTGATTAGAATACCATATCTTGGTCGAGTGCGGTTATTATTCAATTAA
- a CDS encoding DUF2073 domain-containing protein — MTETKKHNGVQIDLISSDRLDGMATMEKIQLILDSVRDGDIVILEEGLTPDEESRLIETTMSEIDPDGFNGIEIETYPQSSGGDSGLFGRIMGNDDSSRLTVIGPADQIETLHKDETVISALVSGN; from the coding sequence ATGACGGAAACAAAAAAACACAACGGCGTTCAAATTGACCTGATTAGTAGTGATCGGCTTGATGGCATGGCAACCATGGAGAAAATCCAATTAATCCTTGACTCTGTTCGCGATGGTGACATCGTAATCCTCGAGGAAGGGCTAACTCCAGATGAGGAAAGTCGACTTATCGAAACAACCATGTCTGAGATTGATCCAGATGGATTTAACGGGATTGAAATTGAGACATACCCTCAGTCTAGTGGAGGTGACTCTGGTCTTTTTGGCCGTATCATGGGGAACGATGATTCATCTCGTTTAACTGTTATCGGACCCGCAGATCAGATCGAAACACTTCATAAAGATGAAACCGTTATCAGTGCCTTAGTTTCCGGAAACTAA
- a CDS encoding metallophosphoesterase, with protein sequence MRVGVVSDIHSNKPALDAVLADMPDVELLVNAGDIVGYNPWPAECVERVRDSQIPSVQGNHDRAVAQQTGFRFNRMAGAGVEHAQSELSKEQREWLQTLPQTRTAVDGRVKIVHGHPDDPDRYTYPENFSEKLLSDEEVLVMGHTHIQHAETYSSGVVVNPGSVGQPRDGNPKAAYAVVNLKTWDVELRRVKYDIEAVVDAVEKASLPRRIGSRLRRGE encoded by the coding sequence ATGCGAGTAGGAGTGGTTTCGGATATACATTCCAACAAGCCAGCACTAGATGCCGTGTTGGCAGATATGCCAGACGTGGAATTGCTCGTCAACGCTGGGGACATCGTTGGGTACAATCCATGGCCTGCTGAGTGTGTAGAGCGAGTTCGTGATAGTCAGATTCCATCCGTACAGGGTAATCATGACAGAGCAGTTGCTCAACAAACTGGATTTCGATTCAATCGAATGGCAGGGGCAGGCGTAGAACATGCACAGAGTGAGCTATCTAAAGAACAGCGTGAGTGGCTACAGACATTGCCACAAACTCGGACCGCAGTGGATGGCCGAGTAAAGATTGTACACGGGCATCCTGATGATCCAGATCGATATACTTACCCTGAAAATTTTAGTGAAAAGCTATTGTCGGACGAAGAAGTGCTCGTGATGGGTCATACGCATATACAGCACGCAGAAACGTATTCAAGCGGAGTTGTGGTAAATCCGGGGAGTGTAGGGCAACCGCGAGACGGGAATCCGAAGGCAGCGTATGCTGTGGTCAATTTGAAGACATGGGACGTTGAGCTTCGTCGAGTTAAGTATGATATTGAGGCAGTTGTTGACGCTGTAGAAAAGGCATCGTTACCAAGACGGATTGGAAGTCGGCTTCGACGTGGTGAGTAA
- a CDS encoding Vms1/Ankzf1 family peptidyl-tRNA hydrolase, with product MIDDLLGRSELKERINELETKVSELQDKRDRLEEQLQKADKRRKEAVRERQEAAEQINRMEDRIAQLQGEVDRLSDDSQELYYRGRKHLSKSETEAILDRWMTLTSQEESVVTAAIVNTVPDELRQTFGKRSALLSRAAPCIAVADEDSLLSAAFSPPIQPEPFVEWDNTLSLDRSWFLPTGEYTFALVRSDLFAMAEYRGDEQLSVTGFTSDVMGDHSKGGFSQDRFERRREEQRTQHLNECQRELSNRQFDRLILVGEQSVLGDLDVDPDTTTAVDATGSPEEALKSAYHDFWMTNLYLI from the coding sequence ATGATCGACGACCTGCTTGGTCGTTCCGAACTCAAGGAACGGATCAATGAACTCGAAACAAAGGTCTCTGAACTTCAGGATAAACGCGATCGGCTTGAAGAACAATTACAAAAAGCTGATAAACGTCGTAAAGAGGCTGTTCGAGAGCGACAAGAAGCAGCCGAACAGATCAACCGTATGGAAGACCGCATTGCTCAGTTACAAGGAGAGGTTGACCGACTTTCTGATGATTCTCAAGAATTATACTACCGAGGCCGCAAACACTTATCGAAATCAGAAACTGAAGCAATTCTTGACCGTTGGATGACTCTGACTAGCCAAGAGGAGTCCGTTGTAACTGCCGCAATCGTCAATACTGTACCAGATGAGCTTCGTCAAACGTTCGGTAAACGATCAGCTCTGTTATCGCGAGCAGCTCCTTGTATCGCTGTTGCTGATGAAGATAGTTTGCTAAGTGCCGCCTTTTCACCTCCTATTCAACCTGAACCGTTCGTTGAGTGGGATAATACTTTGTCACTTGACCGCTCTTGGTTCCTTCCCACTGGAGAGTATACATTTGCACTCGTCCGCAGTGACCTCTTTGCCATGGCAGAATATCGTGGGGACGAACAACTCTCTGTGACCGGATTTACTTCTGATGTTATGGGTGACCATTCTAAAGGCGGTTTCTCCCAAGACCGGTTCGAGCGGCGACGTGAGGAACAACGGACTCAACATCTCAATGAGTGTCAGCGAGAATTATCGAACCGCCAATTTGACCGACTAATTCTTGTTGGTGAACAATCTGTTCTGGGCGACCTCGATGTTGACCCAGATACAACAACTGCAGTTGATGCGACTGGATCTCCTGAAGAGGCACTTAAGAGTGCCTATCATGACTTTTGGATGACAAACTTGTATCTTATATAA